Part of the Bacteroidia bacterium genome is shown below.
TTAGGTATGGACTGAACTCTTTTTTCACTTTTGGCTAAAAGTTTTTCATGGTTAAAGACCACGGATTCATTGAACTTATAGCCGCCTTCATTTACAAACCTGAGAAATACAAGAGGGAGCAGTGTCTCGGTATGTACGTAACTGTCATAGCGGTCGCGCACTTTATAAAAAGGATCGTAAAAGCCATAAGTGCGGCCGATGGTGGAAATATGATAGCATCGCTTTCCATTGATTGTCTTGGGTTTATCCTTTACCTCAAAGGTTATTTCTCCGACATGGATATTCAGATACAGGCTATATTTTACTTTATAGACCAACTTCTCTCCAAAGGTGAAAGAGAAGTTCTCTGCTTTAGGTGGAGCGGGGGCAGCAGCGTCATCCGGTGGCTGAGCCACCAGGAGATGAAGGGGAAGAAAAATCCATATAACTAATTGTAATATAAGTGCTTGAATCATATTTTTCCTGTTTTGATGCTTAAATATTCAATAAACGGTCCAACACCAAACTAACAATTCCGGAGGGCCTGATGTGCGGTGCAATTTCAAAATTGCCTTACTTGCACAAATTAATTTTAGACTTTTTCAGAGATGGCAGAACACGCGAAGAAGAATCAGCCAAGAACGATGAATGCCTGGGCCTTTTATGACTGGGCCAATTCCGTTTATCCATTGGTAATTACCTCAACGATCTTTCCCATTTTTTATGATGAAGTAACCAAAACGGACAGCACAGACATCGTGTGGTTGTTTGGATTCAGCTTCAAAAATACGGTTATCTACTCCTATACGCTCTCAGTTTCTTTTCTGTTTATAGGTTGCCTGCTGCCGTTCCTGTCAGGCATTGCCGATTATGGCGGGCATAAGAAGCGTTTCATGAAATTCTTCGTTTACCTGGGGGCAACAGGTTGTTCAGCGTTGTTCTTCTTCACGGGCGAAAATCTGTTTTTCGGGCTGGCCTGTTTTGCTACAGCTACCATCGGCTTCACGGGCAGCCTTGTTTTCTACAATGCCTATTTGCCTGAAATTGCCACGCCTGACAGGTTCGACCGGCTTAGTGCCCGCGGCTACATGATGGGTTATATAGGGAGCGTAGTGCTGCTATTATTTAATTTGAGCATGATCCTTTTTCCGGATTTTTATGGCGTGACCAAAGGTTTTGCTTCGCGATTTTCCTTTTTACTTGTAGGCTTTTGGTGGGCGGGATTTGCACAGATCACGTTTGCGAATCTTCCCGATTCAGTACCTGCCGGACCTTCTACCAAAAGAATCGTCAGAAAAGGATTGGACGAACTCAGAAGAGTAGTGTATTCGCTGCACAGGCTGCCGAGGCTTTCGCTGTTTCTCACCTCTTTTTTTTTCTACAGCATGGGCGTGCAAACCGTCATGTATATGGCCACCCTTTTCGGATCCAAAGAATTGAAACTCGAAACCGAGAGCCTCATTATTACCATTTTAATAATTCAAATTGTGGCGATCCTTGGGGCTTTTCTTTTCTCGCGCGCTTCAGAGAAGTTTGGGAATATCAATGCCCTGACCGTTGCCATCATTATCTGGATTGGCGTGTGCATCGGAGCCTATTTCACCTACACTGAATATCATTTCTACGGTCTGGCATTTGTCGTGGGGATGGTGATGGGCGGAATCCAAAGCCTCTCACGTTCAACCTATAGCAAACTGCTGCCGCCTTCGCGGGACAATGCATCCTACTTCAGCTTTTATGAAATATCGGAGAAAATCGCCATCGTGGTGGGCACGGCTTCATACGGCCTTATTGAAGATATTACAGGCAGCATGAGGAATTCCGTTTTTACCCTCGGAGGTTTCTTCCTTCTGGGATTGTTCAGCCTTCTCCTTGTGGGAAACAAAAAGCTGCTGCAGCCGCAGGAACCTGATGAAGCTGAGCCGCAACCAGACATCCTTGACAGCTCACTCCTGCGAAAGGAGGATTAAATCATCCAGACTGAGCTCGTAAGATTATCTGTACTATTTGTTGATGAATACTTAGAAAAAAGGATTTATATTAAAATTTGAACAGGAAAGATTATAGTCATTGAGTGTTGGTTGTCGCCTGTTCTAACAGTTTCTTTGTAATAGAAATTTAAAAAATAACTAATTATGATGCACTTAACAAAAATTTTCAATTTGACAGCGGCAAAGGCCAAATGGTGTTTGCCATTAATAATACTGGCAGGAATGATGACTTCCTATGCCCCTGCTGCCGCACAATGCAATGCCTCGTTCACCTTCAATGTGCTGAACGATTCGACCGTAGATTTTACCAACACCTCCACTTACTCAGGATCACAGGTTTACTGGTTCTGGAGTTTTGGTAATGGCAACTCATCTAACCTCGAGAATCCATCCAACCATTATTCCCAACCCGGACAATACGGAGTTAACCTTCAATTAATTGATAGCCTCAATGGTTGTTTCGATTCTTACTGGGACACCATTTGGGTAGGAAGCAAAAATTGCTATGCAGATTTCAGCTATAGCATTAATGGAAGTCAGGTTAATTTTTACAACAGTTCGGTAACTACCACAGGCAGCCTCAGCTATGAATGGATTTTTGGTGATGGTTCGTCTAATTCGACAGCAGAACATCCTGTTCACAACTACAATACATCCGGCACTTTCGATGTAATACTGTTGGCACATCGAAGCGGTTGTGCAGATACTATTGTTAAACAAATACAGATTCAGGCTTCCTCCTGCCAGGCTGATTTTCATTATTCAGTCAATGGTGCGCAGGTAAAGTTTTATGATACCTCCGTCTATAGCGGCCACGTAATCCATACATGGGACTTTGGTGATGGAGATACTTCCGCTCAGGTCAATCCCACCCATACTTATTCGGCTAATGGCACCTACGAAGTGTGCCTTATCATCTGGAATTCGTCAACCAATTGCTGGAGCCAATTCTGCGATTCTGTAACGGTCTCTTTGCCAACATGCAATGCTGACTTTTCTTATGCTCCGGCAGGCGCCAATTATATCAAATTTACCAACCTAAGCACCCCGACCAACGGGAATATGCACTGGAATTTTGGAGACGGACATACCTCTACACAGCATTCGCCACAGCACTACTATTCCATTGCGCCTGATACGATGGCTTATGTCACTCTTATCGTAAGCAGCTCCCATTGTGCTGATACGATCGCCAAGTGGATCAACCTGCCACCACCCCAGTACTTTATCCAGGGAATGATCTATAAAGGACTGCAGGGAAACAATATTGCCTCAAGCCTCACCGCTTACCTGATAGAGCATGACAGCTCTGCCGGTACGCTCACGTTTGTTGACAGCATGAATGGCGATTCAATGTATGCATTTGAGGTAACACCCGGCAACCGCTACCTCGTGAAAGCTGCCCTTACAAGCGCAGATCCTGATTACACCGATTTCCTGCCTACTTATTATGACAGTGTGTTGTTCTGGAATAATGCAATTGAAATTAACGTAGTGGCGAGCCAAACAATTTACAACCACTCTTTCCGGTTGTTGAGCGGCACCAACCCCGGAGGCCCCGGCTTTGTAGGTGGTTTGATTTCACAGGGTGCCAACAAAAAAGGTGGCCCTGGCGATCCACTGGAAGGTGTGCAGGTAATGCTGCTGAATATGGACGATTCTCCGGTAGCGTATACATATTCTGGTGCTGACGGCAAATTCGCTTTCGATGATATTCCGCTCGGCCAGTTCCAGGTCTATTCTGAGGTAATTGGCAAAACTACCGTTCCCCTTGTCGTAGACCTGACCAATGATAATCCTGAAGTGGAAGACCTTGAAATTGAGGTAGGAACAACTACGGTTACCGGAATTTTCGATAAGGCCAATGTTTCGCTTCCTCTGGCATTGGAGATATTCCCGAATCCTGCCAACGGACTGGTGAATATTCTTCACAACAGCAAGGAAAGCGGTGATGTCACCATCCGCGTAATGAACCACCTGGGCCAGGAAGTGATGCGCACCAATGAGCAGGCGGCAGCAGGGCAAAAGAATCTCTGGAAACTGAATTTGGATGAAATGCCTGCGGGACTGTATCTGGTGGAAGTGATGAAAACCACTAATAGCAATACAGCGGTAAACGTGAGCAAATTGATGATAAAATGATTTAGTTCTTGAGTATCCTTTTTTCAATTAAAGCCCCACCTGTTTTCAGGTGGGGCTTTTTTAATGTGTACTGGTATTTTAATGGAAAGGTGCTCAAAGTTACTATCGGCTTTACTTTGTAGCTCAATAGCGTGGGGTTTTAAACCCTACGCCTGTTGAGCCTGGCATTGAGTAAAAATTGAGATATATATTCCACTTTTTAATTTAATTAAAAAATAAACTCTTAACCTCCGTGGGACAAATTGGCTTTAAACATAAAAACCAGCCTGGGGGCTGGTTTTGTCTTAATAAATATTGGTCTTAAATTTTGAAAAAATAAAAGTGGAGCCGGAGGGATTCGAACCCTCGTCCGGTCAAAAAAAGTCATGCGCTTTCTTCATGCTTAGCAAATTATTGGTTCTCGGCAGCGCCTGGTCTATTGCTTACCGTAACGCTACCAAAGCCCTGATTGAATTTTCGACCCTGAGGCAAGGCAACCTCAAAGCTTATCCTGTAATGTTTCGAAGTTCCGAGGAGCGCCTTACAAGCATAACGCTCCGGGAACTGCTTACTGTGTAACGCCTAGGTTACGCAGCGTAAGCGTAAGAATAATTGTTGCCGTTTAAAGCAAGTTGAGAATTTTGTTTCGGACAAACTCACAAAGTCCGGCATGCTTACGCAACACCTCTTATGCCGTCAAATCCGGTCGGCCCCAAATATTAAAAGAACATTGATAAAACACG
Proteins encoded:
- a CDS encoding DUF3108 domain-containing protein, whose amino-acid sequence is MIQALILQLVIWIFLPLHLLVAQPPDDAAAPAPPKAENFSFTFGEKLVYKVKYSLYLNIHVGEITFEVKDKPKTINGKRCYHISTIGRTYGFYDPFYKVRDRYDSYVHTETLLPLVFLRFVNEGGYKFNESVVFNHEKLLAKSEKRVQSIPKQTYDIISAIYSARNIDYENASVGDSFMINAFLDDTTYMVGVKYYGTEEIKTSAGKFRCLKLRPILIVGRIFKSEEDMALYVTDDKNRIPVRIESGISVGAIVADLSTYEGLRNPMTSKLK
- a CDS encoding MFS transporter; this translates as MAEHAKKNQPRTMNAWAFYDWANSVYPLVITSTIFPIFYDEVTKTDSTDIVWLFGFSFKNTVIYSYTLSVSFLFIGCLLPFLSGIADYGGHKKRFMKFFVYLGATGCSALFFFTGENLFFGLACFATATIGFTGSLVFYNAYLPEIATPDRFDRLSARGYMMGYIGSVVLLLFNLSMILFPDFYGVTKGFASRFSFLLVGFWWAGFAQITFANLPDSVPAGPSTKRIVRKGLDELRRVVYSLHRLPRLSLFLTSFFFYSMGVQTVMYMATLFGSKELKLETESLIITILIIQIVAILGAFLFSRASEKFGNINALTVAIIIWIGVCIGAYFTYTEYHFYGLAFVVGMVMGGIQSLSRSTYSKLLPPSRDNASYFSFYEISEKIAIVVGTASYGLIEDITGSMRNSVFTLGGFFLLGLFSLLLVGNKKLLQPQEPDEAEPQPDILDSSLLRKED
- a CDS encoding PKD domain-containing protein translates to MMHLTKIFNLTAAKAKWCLPLIILAGMMTSYAPAAAQCNASFTFNVLNDSTVDFTNTSTYSGSQVYWFWSFGNGNSSNLENPSNHYSQPGQYGVNLQLIDSLNGCFDSYWDTIWVGSKNCYADFSYSINGSQVNFYNSSVTTTGSLSYEWIFGDGSSNSTAEHPVHNYNTSGTFDVILLAHRSGCADTIVKQIQIQASSCQADFHYSVNGAQVKFYDTSVYSGHVIHTWDFGDGDTSAQVNPTHTYSANGTYEVCLIIWNSSTNCWSQFCDSVTVSLPTCNADFSYAPAGANYIKFTNLSTPTNGNMHWNFGDGHTSTQHSPQHYYSIAPDTMAYVTLIVSSSHCADTIAKWINLPPPQYFIQGMIYKGLQGNNIASSLTAYLIEHDSSAGTLTFVDSMNGDSMYAFEVTPGNRYLVKAALTSADPDYTDFLPTYYDSVLFWNNAIEINVVASQTIYNHSFRLLSGTNPGGPGFVGGLISQGANKKGGPGDPLEGVQVMLLNMDDSPVAYTYSGADGKFAFDDIPLGQFQVYSEVIGKTTVPLVVDLTNDNPEVEDLEIEVGTTTVTGIFDKANVSLPLALEIFPNPANGLVNILHNSKESGDVTIRVMNHLGQEVMRTNEQAAAGQKNLWKLNLDEMPAGLYLVEVMKTTNSNTAVNVSKLMIK